From Pseudomonas fluorescens, one genomic window encodes:
- the acnD gene encoding Fe/S-dependent 2-methylisocitrate dehydratase AcnD, whose translation MNTEFRKSLPGSQLDYFDVRAAVEAIQPGAYDTLPYTSRVLAENLVRRCDPATLTESLKQFIERKRDLDFPWFPARVVCHDILGQTALVDLAGLRDAIALQGGDPAQVNPVVPTQLIVDHSLAVERGGFDPEAFEKNRAIEDRRNEDRFHFINWTKKAFKNVDVIPPGNGIMHQINLEKMSPVIQVRDGVAFPDTCVGTDSHTPHVDALGVIAIGVGGLEAESVMLGRASWMRLPESVGVELTGKLQPGITATDMVLALTEFLRKQKVVGAWLEFFGEGASALTLGDRATISNMAPEYGATAAMFYIDQQTIDYLKLTGREDEQVQLVESYAKQVGLWADSLKGAQYERGLTFDLSSVVRNMAGPSNPHARVAVSDLAAKGISGKWEEVPGQMPDGAVIIAAITSCTNTSNPRNVIAAGLLARNANKLGLTRKPWVKSSLAPGSKTVALYLDEAGLTQELDQLGFGVVAFACTTCNGMSGALDPVIQQEIIDRDLYATAVLSGNRNFDGRIHPYAKQAFLASPPLVVAYAIAGTIRFDIEKDVLGVVDGKEIRLKDIWPSDEEIDAVVKASVKPEQFRQVYIPMFAIHEDTGPKVAPLYEWREMSTYIRRPPYWEGALAGARPLKGMRPLAVLPDNITTDHLSPSNAIMMDSAAGEYLAKMGLPEEDFNSYATHRGDHLTAQRATFANPKLFNEMVQENGKVKQGSLARVEPEGQVMRMWEAIETYMDRKQPLIIIAGADYGQGSSRDWAAKGVRLAGVEAIAAEGFERIHRTNLVGMGVLPLEFKPGTDRKTLGIDGTETYDVVGERTPRATLTLVITRKNGEQVSVPVTCRLDTAEEVSIYEAGGVLQRFAQDFLESAAAV comes from the coding sequence ATGAACACAGAATTTCGCAAATCGCTGCCAGGCAGCCAACTGGATTACTTCGACGTCCGTGCGGCGGTCGAAGCCATTCAGCCTGGCGCCTACGACACCCTGCCGTACACCTCCCGCGTGCTGGCGGAAAACCTTGTGCGTCGCTGTGATCCGGCCACGCTCACCGAATCCCTGAAGCAGTTCATCGAGCGCAAGCGCGATCTCGACTTCCCGTGGTTCCCCGCCCGCGTGGTCTGCCACGACATTCTGGGCCAGACCGCGCTGGTCGACCTCGCCGGCCTGCGTGACGCCATCGCCCTGCAAGGCGGTGACCCGGCGCAAGTCAATCCGGTGGTGCCGACCCAATTGATCGTCGACCACTCCCTGGCCGTCGAGCGCGGTGGTTTCGATCCCGAGGCGTTCGAGAAGAACCGCGCTATCGAAGACCGCCGTAACGAAGACCGTTTCCACTTCATCAACTGGACCAAGAAGGCGTTCAAGAACGTCGACGTGATCCCGCCAGGCAACGGCATCATGCACCAGATCAACCTGGAGAAAATGTCTCCGGTGATCCAGGTCCGTGATGGCGTGGCCTTCCCTGATACCTGCGTCGGCACCGACAGCCACACCCCGCACGTCGATGCGCTGGGTGTGATCGCCATTGGCGTGGGTGGCCTGGAAGCCGAGAGTGTGATGCTCGGTCGTGCGTCCTGGATGCGCCTGCCGGAAAGCGTCGGCGTCGAATTGACCGGCAAACTGCAACCGGGCATCACCGCCACTGACATGGTGCTGGCGCTGACCGAGTTCCTGCGCAAGCAAAAAGTCGTGGGTGCCTGGCTGGAGTTCTTCGGCGAAGGCGCCTCGGCCCTGACCCTCGGCGACCGCGCAACCATTTCCAACATGGCCCCGGAATACGGCGCCACCGCAGCGATGTTCTACATCGATCAGCAGACCATCGACTATCTCAAACTCACCGGCCGTGAAGACGAGCAAGTGCAATTGGTGGAGAGCTACGCCAAGCAGGTTGGCCTGTGGGCAGACAGCCTCAAAGGCGCGCAATACGAGCGCGGCCTGACCTTCGACCTGTCGTCGGTGGTGCGCAATATGGCCGGCCCGAGCAACCCGCACGCCCGTGTCGCGGTGTCGGACCTGGCCGCCAAAGGCATTTCCGGCAAATGGGAAGAAGTCCCTGGCCAGATGCCGGACGGCGCGGTGATCATCGCGGCGATCACCAGCTGCACCAACACCAGCAACCCGCGCAACGTGATTGCCGCCGGCCTGCTGGCGCGTAACGCCAACAAGCTGGGCCTGACCCGCAAGCCATGGGTCAAATCGTCCCTGGCCCCGGGCTCGAAAACCGTGGCGCTGTACCTCGACGAGGCAGGCCTGACCCAAGAGCTGGACCAGCTTGGTTTCGGTGTCGTGGCCTTCGCCTGCACCACCTGCAACGGCATGTCCGGTGCACTGGACCCGGTGATCCAGCAAGAGATCATCGACCGTGACCTGTACGCCACCGCCGTGCTGTCCGGTAACCGTAACTTCGACGGCCGGATCCACCCGTACGCCAAGCAGGCGTTCCTCGCCTCGCCGCCGCTGGTGGTGGCCTACGCTATTGCCGGGACCATCCGTTTCGACATTGAAAAAGACGTGTTGGGCGTGGTTGACGGCAAGGAAATCCGCCTGAAAGACATCTGGCCAAGCGACGAGGAAATCGACGCCGTGGTCAAGGCCTCGGTCAAGCCGGAGCAGTTCCGCCAGGTCTACATCCCGATGTTCGCGATCCACGAAGACACCGGCCCGAAAGTGGCGCCGCTGTACGAGTGGCGTGAAATGAGCACCTACATTCGCCGTCCGCCGTACTGGGAAGGCGCACTGGCCGGCGCGCGTCCGCTCAAGGGCATGCGTCCATTGGCGGTGCTGCCGGACAACATCACCACCGACCACCTGTCGCCATCCAACGCGATCATGATGGACAGCGCCGCTGGCGAATACCTGGCGAAAATGGGCCTGCCGGAAGAGGACTTCAACTCCTACGCGACCCACCGTGGCGACCACCTGACCGCGCAGCGCGCAACCTTTGCCAACCCGAAACTGTTCAACGAAATGGTCCAGGAAAACGGCAAGGTCAAGCAGGGTTCGCTGGCCCGTGTCGAGCCGGAAGGCCAAGTGATGCGTATGTGGGAAGCGATCGAAACCTACATGGACCGCAAACAGCCGCTGATCATCATCGCCGGTGCCGACTACGGCCAGGGCTCGTCCCGTGACTGGGCGGCCAAGGGCGTGCGCCTGGCCGGTGTCGAAGCGATTGCCGCCGAAGGTTTCGAGCGCATCCACCGCACCAATCTGGTGGGCATGGGCGTGTTGCCGCTGGAGTTCAAGCCGGGCACCGACCGCAAGACTCTCGGCATCGACGGTACCGAAACCTACGACGTGGTCGGCGAGCGCACTCCGCGTGCGACCCTGACCCTGGTCATCACTCGCAAGAACGGTGAGCAGGTGTCGGTGCCGGTGACCTGCCGCCTCGACACCGCCGAAGAAGTTTCGATCTACGAGGCCGGTGGCGTGCTGCAGCGTTTTGCCCAGGACTTCCTCGAATCGGCAGCCGCCGTTTAA
- the prpC gene encoding bifunctional 2-methylcitrate synthase/citrate synthase: protein MAEAKVLSGAGLRGQVAGQTALSTVGQEGAGLTYRGYDVRELAAEARFEEVAYLLLYGELPSKAQLAAYVTKLSKLRDLPQALKEVLERIPADAHPMDVMRTGCSFLGNLEAENDFSEQHDKTDRLLAAFPAIMTYWYRFSHDGKRIDCVSDEESIGGHFLHLLHDKKPSELHVKVMNVSLILYAEHEFNASTFTARVCASTLSDLFSCITAAIGSLRGPLHGGANEAAMEMIERFNSPEEAIKGTLGMLERKDKIMGFGHAIYKDSDPRNEVIKGWSKKLADEVGDNVLFPVSEAIDKTMWEQKKLFPNADFYHASAYHFMGIPTKLFTPIFVCSRLTGWAAHVFEQRANNRIIRPSAEYTGVEQRKFVPIEQR, encoded by the coding sequence ATGGCCGAAGCAAAAGTACTGAGTGGCGCCGGGCTCCGTGGCCAGGTGGCCGGACAAACTGCACTGTCCACCGTTGGCCAGGAAGGCGCAGGCCTGACGTATCGCGGTTATGACGTGCGCGAACTGGCGGCCGAGGCGCGCTTCGAAGAAGTGGCCTACCTGTTGCTCTACGGCGAATTGCCGAGCAAGGCGCAACTGGCTGCCTACGTGACCAAGCTGAGCAAGCTGCGCGACCTGCCGCAAGCGCTGAAGGAAGTGCTGGAGCGCATTCCGGCCGACGCCCATCCGATGGATGTGATGCGCACCGGTTGCTCGTTCCTCGGCAACCTGGAAGCGGAGAACGATTTCTCCGAGCAGCACGACAAGACCGACCGCCTGCTGGCCGCATTCCCGGCGATCATGACCTACTGGTATCGCTTCAGCCACGATGGCAAGCGCATCGACTGCGTGAGCGACGAAGAGTCAATCGGCGGGCACTTCCTGCACCTGCTGCACGACAAGAAGCCGAGCGAGCTGCACGTCAAGGTGATGAACGTTTCGCTGATTCTCTACGCCGAGCACGAGTTCAACGCCTCGACCTTCACCGCGCGCGTCTGTGCCTCGACCCTGTCCGACCTGTTCTCCTGCATCACCGCCGCCATCGGCTCGCTGCGCGGTCCGCTGCACGGTGGCGCCAACGAAGCGGCGATGGAAATGATCGAGCGCTTCAATTCGCCTGAAGAGGCGATCAAGGGCACCCTCGGCATGCTGGAGCGCAAGGACAAGATCATGGGCTTCGGCCATGCGATCTACAAAGACAGCGATCCGCGTAACGAAGTGATCAAGGGTTGGTCGAAAAAACTCGCTGACGAAGTGGGCGACAACGTGTTGTTCCCGGTTTCGGAAGCCATCGACAAGACCATGTGGGAGCAGAAGAAACTGTTCCCCAACGCCGATTTCTACCATGCCTCGGCGTACCACTTCATGGGCATCCCGACCAAGCTGTTCACGCCAATCTTCGTCTGCTCGCGCCTGACTGGCTGGGCGGCGCATGTGTTCGAACAGCGTGCCAACAACCGCATCATCCGCCCGAGCGCCGAGTACACCGGCGTCGAACAGCGCAAGTTCGTGCCAATCGAACAACGCTGA
- the prpB gene encoding methylisocitrate lyase: protein MSSNKSTPGQRFRDAVASEQPLQVVGAINANHALLAKRAGFKAIYLSGGGVAAGSLGVPDLGITGLDDVLTDVRRITDVCDLPLLVDVDTGFGSSAFNVARTVKSMIKFGAAAIHIEDQVGAKRCGHRPNKEIVTQQEMVDRIKAAVDARTDDSFVIMARTDALAVEGLESALDRAAACIEAGADMVFPEAITELEMYKLFASRVKAPILANITEFGATPLYTTEQLKAADVSLVLYPLSAFRAMNKAAENVYTAIRRDGTQQNVIDTMQTRMELYDRIDYHTFEQKLDALFAAKK from the coding sequence ATGAGTTCCAACAAGAGCACACCAGGCCAGCGTTTCCGTGATGCGGTTGCCAGCGAGCAACCGTTGCAAGTGGTCGGCGCAATCAACGCCAACCATGCGCTGCTGGCCAAGCGCGCCGGTTTCAAAGCTATTTATCTGTCGGGTGGCGGCGTCGCTGCCGGTTCCCTCGGCGTGCCGGACCTGGGCATCACCGGCCTGGATGACGTGCTGACCGACGTCCGCCGCATCACCGACGTCTGCGACCTGCCACTGCTGGTCGATGTCGACACCGGTTTCGGTTCCTCGGCCTTCAACGTGGCCCGTACCGTGAAGTCGATGATCAAGTTCGGCGCTGCGGCGATTCACATCGAAGACCAGGTCGGCGCCAAGCGTTGCGGTCACCGCCCGAACAAGGAAATCGTCACTCAGCAGGAAATGGTCGATCGCATCAAGGCCGCCGTCGATGCCCGTACCGATGACAGCTTCGTGATCATGGCCCGTACCGACGCCCTGGCCGTTGAAGGCCTGGAGTCGGCGCTGGATCGCGCCGCCGCGTGCATCGAAGCCGGTGCCGACATGGTGTTCCCGGAAGCCATTACTGAGCTGGAAATGTACAAGCTGTTCGCCAGCCGTGTGAAAGCGCCGATCCTGGCCAACATCACCGAATTCGGCGCCACCCCGCTGTACACCACCGAGCAGCTCAAGGCCGCCGATGTGTCGCTGGTGCTGTACCCGCTGTCGGCGTTCCGCGCCATGAACAAGGCCGCGGAAAACGTCTACACCGCAATCCGCCGCGATGGCACCCAGCAAAATGTCATCGACACCATGCAGACTCGCATGGAGCTCTACGATCGCATCGACTACCACACCTTCGAGCAGAAGCTCGATGCGTTGTTCGCCGCGAAAAAATGA
- a CDS encoding GntR family transcriptional regulator — MDQLDPPVITPDDSETLSENVFRRIQAAIVKGDIAPGSKISEPELARTYGISRGPLREAIHRLEGQRLLVRVPHVGARVVSLNHAELIELYEIRESLEGMACRLAAERMSNEEIDELRQVLETHERDAAFQAGVGYYQQEGDFDFHYRIIQGSGNRTLTQMLCGELYQLVRMYRMKFSATPNRPRQAFAEHHRILDAIADRDGELAELLMRRHIGASKRNIARHYQDGAHQTVTPRGES; from the coding sequence CTGGATCAACTCGATCCCCCGGTGATTACCCCTGACGATTCGGAGACCCTCTCTGAAAACGTCTTCCGGCGTATTCAGGCAGCCATCGTCAAAGGCGACATCGCCCCGGGTAGCAAAATCTCCGAGCCGGAGCTGGCGCGCACCTACGGCATCAGTCGCGGCCCGCTGCGCGAGGCGATACACCGTCTCGAAGGTCAGCGCCTGCTGGTGCGCGTGCCCCATGTCGGCGCCCGTGTGGTATCGCTGAACCACGCCGAGCTGATTGAGCTCTACGAAATTCGCGAGTCCCTCGAAGGCATGGCCTGTCGTTTGGCCGCCGAGCGCATGAGCAATGAAGAAATCGACGAGCTGCGCCAGGTGCTGGAAACCCACGAGCGTGATGCCGCGTTCCAGGCCGGTGTCGGCTACTACCAGCAGGAAGGCGATTTCGACTTCCACTACCGAATCATCCAGGGCAGCGGCAACCGCACGCTGACCCAAATGCTCTGCGGCGAGCTGTATCAATTGGTGCGTATGTACCGCATGAAGTTTTCCGCCACGCCCAATCGGCCGCGCCAGGCGTTCGCTGAGCACCACCGAATTCTCGATGCCATCGCCGACCGTGACGGTGAGCTGGCCGAGTTACTGATGCGCCGTCACATCGGCGCCTCGAAACGCAACATCGCCCGTCACTATCAGGACGGCGCCCATCAGACAGTCACTCCACGAGGTGAGTCATGA
- the rloA gene encoding retropepsin-like aspartic peptidase RloA, producing the protein MRLKHLPSLLCLLCLPGLGHAGEKTVYGLNEYAQLSGIDLEVAAKLDTGAKTASLSARDIKRFKRNGESWVRFYLAIDAAHSHPIERPLARVSKIKRRAGDYDPEEGKKYTARPVIELDICMGTALRSIEVNLTDRSAFQYPLLIGSEALKRFDALVDPSLKYAAGKPACATAAHTAE; encoded by the coding sequence ATGAGACTCAAGCACCTCCCTTCATTACTTTGCCTTCTCTGCCTTCCAGGCCTCGGTCATGCAGGCGAAAAAACCGTGTACGGCCTCAACGAGTACGCCCAACTGTCAGGCATCGACCTGGAAGTCGCAGCCAAGCTCGACACCGGGGCAAAAACCGCCTCCCTCAGTGCCCGCGACATCAAGCGCTTCAAACGCAACGGTGAGTCCTGGGTGCGTTTCTACCTGGCCATCGACGCCGCACATTCGCACCCGATCGAGCGTCCATTGGCGCGGGTCAGCAAAATCAAACGACGTGCCGGCGACTACGATCCCGAGGAAGGCAAGAAGTACACCGCGCGCCCGGTCATCGAACTGGATATCTGCATGGGCACCGCCTTGCGCAGCATAGAAGTGAACTTGACCGACCGAAGTGCATTCCAATACCCGCTCCTGATCGGCTCCGAAGCGCTGAAACGCTTCGATGCACTGGTCGACCCAAGCCTTAAATACGCTGCCGGCAAGCCTGCCTGCGCTACCGCCGCTCACACCGCAGAGTAA
- the rloB gene encoding osmotic stress tolerance membrane protein RloB: protein MRSLTLHLKVLIAILVVLGISVTAYQIFVLGIPVTEDATDDLWNIDAKVEFVASAKDPVKIQMFVPPLSRDYVSLNESFISNNYGVAVNRVDGNRKVTWSARRAKGNQTLYYRLVLTKRYTGEKPKVKGPTFRDSIAIEGPEKIAAEALLAPIRQHSADVETFISEAIKRVNNSNDDNAKMLLAGDPTPAHKAKIVELLLSIAHVPVEKVHTIRLVADQPQSPELWLRSFNGTDWLYFNPETGEQGLPSDRLLWWTGDDNLITVDGGKKATVTFSMNNSEMNAIRLAKLTDENTDANFLEYSLYGLPLQTQQTFMIMVMIPIGVLVILILRNLIGLQTLGTFTPVLIALAFRETQLGFGIVLFTVITALGLSLRSYLEHLKLQMLPRLSVVLTFVVVLIAAISLFSHKLGLERGLSVALFPMVILTMTIERLSITWEERGGGHAMKVAIGTLFAASLAHLIMSVPELVYFVFTFPAILLILVGFMLAMGRYRGYRLTELVRFKAFLKADS, encoded by the coding sequence ATGCGCTCTCTTACCCTCCACCTGAAAGTCCTCATCGCCATCCTGGTGGTCCTGGGCATTTCAGTTACGGCCTACCAGATTTTCGTGCTGGGCATTCCGGTGACCGAAGACGCCACCGACGACCTGTGGAACATCGACGCCAAGGTCGAGTTCGTCGCCAGCGCCAAGGATCCGGTGAAGATCCAGATGTTCGTGCCGCCGCTGAGCCGCGACTACGTGAGCCTCAATGAGAGCTTCATCTCCAACAACTATGGGGTTGCGGTGAACCGTGTCGACGGCAACCGCAAGGTCACCTGGTCTGCTCGTCGCGCCAAGGGCAACCAGACCCTGTACTACCGCCTGGTGCTGACCAAGCGCTACACCGGGGAAAAACCCAAGGTCAAAGGCCCGACTTTCCGCGACAGCATTGCCATCGAAGGCCCGGAAAAAATCGCCGCCGAAGCCCTGCTCGCGCCGATTCGCCAGCACTCGGCGGACGTCGAGACCTTCATCAGCGAAGCGATCAAGCGGGTCAACAACAGCAACGACGACAACGCCAAGATGCTCCTGGCGGGCGACCCGACGCCGGCGCACAAGGCCAAGATCGTCGAACTGCTGCTGTCGATCGCCCACGTTCCGGTGGAAAAGGTCCACACCATTCGCCTGGTGGCCGACCAGCCGCAGTCTCCTGAACTGTGGCTGCGCAGCTTCAACGGCACCGACTGGCTGTACTTCAATCCGGAAACCGGCGAGCAGGGCCTGCCCAGCGATCGCCTGCTGTGGTGGACCGGCGATGACAACCTGATCACCGTCGACGGCGGCAAGAAAGCCACCGTGACCTTCAGCATGAACAACAGCGAAATGAACGCCATTCGCCTGGCCAAGCTGACCGACGAAAATACTGACGCCAACTTCCTCGAATACTCGCTGTACGGCCTGCCGCTGCAGACCCAGCAGACCTTCATGATCATGGTAATGATCCCGATCGGCGTGCTGGTGATCCTGATCCTGCGCAACCTGATCGGCCTGCAGACCCTCGGCACTTTCACCCCGGTACTGATCGCCCTGGCCTTCCGCGAGACCCAACTGGGCTTCGGCATCGTGCTGTTTACCGTAATCACCGCACTCGGCCTGTCGCTGCGCTCGTACCTTGAGCACCTCAAGCTGCAGATGCTGCCGCGACTGTCGGTGGTGCTGACCTTCGTCGTGGTGCTGATCGCCGCCATCAGTCTGTTCAGCCACAAGCTGGGCCTGGAACGCGGCCTGTCGGTGGCGCTGTTCCCGATGGTGATCCTGACCATGACCATCGAACGCCTGTCGATCACCTGGGAAGAACGCGGTGGCGGCCATGCGATGAAAGTGGCCATAGGCACGCTGTTCGCCGCGTCCCTGGCGCACCTGATCATGAGCGTGCCGGAACTGGTGTATTTCGTATTCACCTTCCCGGCGATCCTGCTGATCCTGGTGGGCTTCATGCTGGCCATGGGTCGTTATCGCGGCTACCGCCTGACCGAACTGGTGCGTTTCAAAGCCTTCCTCAAGGCTGATTCGTAA
- a CDS encoding alpha-L-glutamate ligase-like protein, giving the protein MFGFWKTWKALEARGIMGINRRNADYVLKYNKRSLYPIVDDKIITKERAIKAGIHVPQMYGVISTEKEIDKLGEIIDGHSDFVIKPAQGAGGDGIMVIADRFEGRYRTVSGKIISHEEIEHQISSILTGLYSLGGHRDRALIEYRVIPDQIFKSISYEGVPDIRIIVLMGYPVMAMLRLPTRQSGGKANLHQGAIGVGVDLATGLTLRGTWLNNIINKHPDTTNAVDGVQLPYWDGFMKLAAGCYELCGLGYIGVDMVLDQEKGPLILELNARPGLNIQIANDCGLTLRTHAVEARLEELKARGVTESAEERVAFVQEMFGHIPPVEG; this is encoded by the coding sequence ATGTTCGGTTTCTGGAAGACCTGGAAGGCCCTGGAAGCGCGGGGCATCATGGGCATCAACCGGCGTAACGCCGACTACGTGCTCAAGTACAACAAGCGCAGCCTGTACCCGATCGTCGATGACAAGATCATCACCAAGGAACGGGCGATCAAGGCCGGCATCCATGTGCCGCAAATGTACGGGGTGATCTCCACCGAGAAGGAAATCGACAAGCTCGGCGAGATTATCGACGGCCACAGCGACTTCGTGATCAAGCCGGCACAGGGGGCCGGCGGTGACGGCATCATGGTGATCGCCGATCGCTTCGAGGGCCGTTACCGCACAGTGTCGGGGAAGATCATCAGCCACGAGGAAATCGAGCATCAGATCTCCAGCATCCTCACCGGCCTATATTCCCTGGGTGGGCACCGCGACCGTGCGCTGATTGAATACCGGGTGATCCCCGACCAGATCTTCAAGAGCATCAGCTATGAAGGTGTACCGGACATCCGCATCATCGTCCTCATGGGCTACCCGGTGATGGCCATGCTGCGCCTGCCGACCCGTCAGTCCGGCGGCAAGGCCAACCTGCACCAGGGCGCGATTGGCGTCGGCGTCGACCTGGCCACCGGCCTGACCCTGCGCGGTACCTGGCTGAACAACATCATCAACAAACACCCGGACACCACCAACGCCGTCGACGGCGTACAACTGCCCTACTGGGACGGTTTCATGAAACTCGCCGCCGGCTGCTATGAGCTGTGCGGCCTGGGTTACATCGGCGTCGACATGGTCCTCGACCAGGAAAAAGGCCCGCTGATTCTTGAGCTGAATGCGCGGCCGGGGCTGAACATCCAGATCGCCAACGACTGCGGGCTGACGTTGCGCACCCATGCAGTCGAAGCCCGCCTGGAAGAACTGAAGGCACGCGGTGTGACGGAGAGCGCCGAAGAGCGCGTTGCGTTTGTTCAGGAAATGTTTGGGCATATTCCGCCGGTTGAGGGTTGA
- the pabB gene encoding aminodeoxychorismate synthase component I: MQTCSVYPLPYRSNPADYFAAIRHAPGSVLLDSGRPSAQRGRYDLLSAWPLATLAVAPEESGATFLQRLRDTLGQLGNALLPSGLELPFAGGLIGYLSYDFGRHLEALPAQAHDDLQLPDARFGLYPWALISDHQACSSQLVFHPQLVDSERQRLIDLFSQPTLAIDSSFHLKGVMQGDLSAGEYRQAFEQIQQYIQAGDCYQVNFAQRFRAQCQGDAWAAYCALRAACPTPFSGFQSLPGGDAILSLSPERFVKVTAGHVETRPIKGTRPRGANASEDAANAAELLASPKDRAENLMIVDLLRNDLGRTCRIGSVRVPELFSLESYPNVHHLVSSVTGELAADKDALDLIGGSFPGGSITGAPKIRAMQIIDELEPTRRGLYCGSLLYLDVRGEMDSSIAIRSLLVKDGQVCCWGGGGIVADSDWQAEYQESITKVKVLLDTLQGL; the protein is encoded by the coding sequence ATGCAGACTTGCTCCGTATACCCCCTGCCCTATCGCTCCAATCCCGCCGACTATTTTGCGGCGATCCGCCATGCCCCCGGCAGCGTGCTCCTCGACAGCGGACGGCCGAGCGCCCAGCGCGGCCGCTACGACCTGCTCAGCGCCTGGCCATTGGCGACCCTGGCGGTAGCGCCAGAGGAAAGCGGTGCGACGTTTCTGCAACGCCTGCGCGACACCCTCGGCCAACTGGGCAACGCTTTGCTGCCGAGCGGCCTTGAATTGCCATTCGCCGGTGGCTTGATCGGCTACCTCAGCTACGACTTCGGCCGTCACCTGGAAGCCCTGCCCGCCCAGGCCCATGACGACCTGCAACTGCCCGACGCACGTTTCGGCCTGTATCCCTGGGCACTGATCAGCGATCACCAGGCGTGCAGCAGCCAACTGGTGTTTCACCCACAGTTGGTGGACAGCGAACGCCAGCGCCTGATCGACCTGTTCAGCCAACCAACCCTGGCCATCGACTCGAGCTTTCACCTCAAGGGCGTGATGCAGGGCGACTTGAGCGCCGGCGAATACCGGCAGGCCTTCGAGCAAATCCAGCAGTACATCCAGGCCGGCGACTGTTATCAGGTCAACTTTGCCCAACGCTTCCGCGCCCAGTGCCAGGGCGATGCCTGGGCCGCCTATTGCGCCTTGCGCGCAGCGTGCCCGACGCCATTCTCGGGCTTCCAGAGCCTGCCCGGCGGCGATGCGATTCTCAGCCTGTCACCGGAACGCTTCGTCAAAGTCACTGCCGGTCATGTCGAAACCCGACCGATCAAAGGCACCCGCCCACGCGGGGCAAACGCCAGCGAAGATGCGGCCAACGCCGCCGAACTGCTGGCCAGCCCCAAGGATCGGGCGGAAAACCTGATGATCGTCGACCTGCTGCGTAACGACCTTGGCCGCACCTGCCGTATCGGCTCGGTGCGGGTGCCGGAGCTGTTCAGCCTGGAAAGCTATCCCAACGTTCACCACCTGGTGAGCAGCGTCACTGGCGAACTGGCCGCCGATAAGGATGCCCTCGACCTGATCGGCGGAAGCTTTCCCGGCGGCTCGATCACTGGCGCACCGAAGATACGGGCGATGCAGATCATCGACGAGCTGGAGCCTACCCGCCGTGGCTTGTATTGCGGCTCGCTGTTGTATCTGGACGTGCGCGGGGAAATGGACAGTTCGATCGCCATCCGCAGCTTGTTGGTCAAGGACGGTCAGGTGTGCTGCTGGGGCGGCGGCGGGATCGTGGCCGACTCGGATTGGCAAGCGGAATACCAGGAATCGATCACCAAGGTCAAAGTGCTGCTGGACACCTTGCAGGGGCTATGA